CACTAAATCGGTTCTGAAATTTCCACAAATTTAATAGGAGGGCCCTACCAACTTTTTTCTGAAAGAGTTAGATGAGTCCCCTCATAAAAACTTCAATTTCTAAGCACCTATgtagtataaaataataaattttcatGACTTgtatatttaaaacttttgtgaGAATTTATTTTCACGAGTTAAGTGCCCAAGATAACGCAATATGCAGTTGAAGcatcatttaaaactttttagtacaaaaaataaatttgtataaGAAAGTATGCTAAAAACCACAAATTTCTATATTATGGCTGAAATGTGTTGCTCACTTTGCACGTAATATGCACAAAAATACCAATATCACCTTTTTTATGTTCACCTACATCTCTCTCAATTCATCATGCTATATTCATCCAATTACCATTTTATTCACACAGCTACCTCAAAACTCATTTTTCAAAACCTGGTGGAACAGACTGACCATTATCAACCATTGCAAGCAGTTTAAATTTCTCCCCCATCTTGTCTGATGATGTTAAGTATTCATAGGATGACATCAAATTTTCCCTCTGTATTTTTGAAGCATTTCGCATCAATgccttaaaaagaaaacagtaaTAACTTTACTCGTTTCTAAGCTGGAAGCTGAGATTGAATTACCAATCTATTTAATAGTTTAAATAGTTACTAATTTAAATGATATAAGAAATACCTGTAAACGCTCTCGAATCCCCATCTTATACAAAAATTCTTGTTGAGTAACAGGACCAAAACACTtcactaaaacaaaattaatttatttaatttttatgcaGTATagtaaaatagaaaatttttaaaagcacTTATGTGTATTGCTCAAATTCATCACATCTTGTTAGGATAAAATTGTTACGAAGTAAGAAATTCAGATTTATTTTTCCAAATGTAGTACAGATTTAATTTAGCAAATAGCAATTTACCAAAAATTCAGCATGATTTTACTTAACATCCTCTATTTTTTAcccaatatcaaaaaaaaaaaaaaaaaaatctgtgagGAGCATCTAAAAAATTCCCTAATGTTTTTGCGGAAGCATATTAAATGCTTGAAGAATGCTTGAAGGAGCCATTAGGCATCTCTGGCTAATGGTGTTACATCTTTCTAATCAAGTTTCTGTTTAATGTTAGAGCTAAACCTTCATTAAGTATGGTTACAATCAGTAACACAAATGATACCAAATCGGTGCTATTTTCAAGGAATGGAACCCCCAATATGAATGTTTTCAGCATTCACGTGGCTTCTATACTTTTAAAACATTGGTAATTGGGAACAGGTGTAGACAATGGAAAATATAAGTGCTTTTTGCTATTCTATTTCAGCACCAATTGTAAAACTCAAAATGTGTCGCATTGGTATATAAATTACCAATGGTTATGCCATTCTCATCACAATTGGCCTGTATGTTCTGTATAGTACACACATTTGTTGATGCGTACCTCTAATCTAAATGTATATTGAACTGTCACTCATGACCAATGCAAACTGATGTCAAAATTGTCTGCTTTATCGTACATCAAATTTTATGTGGTAGTCAATCGTGAGGCCAGCACAAGGGAATGCAAACAAAAGATCTGTCACAAATATGTGTACCAGCATTGCCTtacaatttaaaatttgtaaaataagtTTCATTGATGGGGCAGGTGTTTTAAGCTACAAAATTACAAACTGTGATAGATGCTACTGTTTAGAACTTCGATAAACATCACATCAATATTTAtcctgaaattattttttatttttaaaagtgaatatgGAAGTGACATATTAATAATCATCTGCTttcatacaaagaaaaaacttacCTGCTTCATTTGAATGTCTTTTCAAAAAACCAAAATCAACATTTGCTGTCAAATCTGCCTCTCCAGGATATTGCAGAGCATTTTCTAATAATTTGTGATCCTTAAAGGCCTAAAAACAATGGGAAAAACAATGTATTAAATAAACACATTTTACTGTTCTCCCATGCTACAGGTTCTATGCTCTGATCTGTTGGTAGGCGGGATAATAacagtttttacaaaaaatgattgGCCTCTATAAAATAAAAGTCTGTATCTTCTTGGTTTACacgaaaaatgtttatttactaTTTTATCTAAGAAATTATTCTCTATCTATCCACTATTATAATTTATCCATCTTATTTCATAATATCAACATGAGCTAAtcataaaagttaaaataacatTTGATTTGCATAAAAATGTAAGAGTTGTACGTCCAAAATCATCGTTAGAAAtccaaaaaaagttgttttccctTTTATTTGTTTCATTACACATTGAATTAAGTGCTAAAatgtcttttgtttttatcaagaaattatttttttgaaaaaaaaataaggttAAATCGACAAATAGaacaaataattaaattaaatgtgtttaAAGCTTATGTTTAGCCCTCTTGTTAAGCTCCAACTCCTTATAACTAGGTAACTAAAAGTGAGTTCTCTAGCTTTGCTTTCAATCACTTACTCGTAGGGAAAGTCGGTTACTCATTTCTTCACCATAATCTATAACTAACCCACAGCCACcaaattttgcaatattttcagTTATATATGACATCACAATAGCACTGTCCGGACACACCTCGCACTCTGTCGCAGTTGAACTAGGATCAACGAATGACCGTGCAACAGGACTTGCTCCTGGTGCAGTAACAAATTCCAGAGATTCCTcatcactgttaaaaaaattaagtgtcCTGAAGAATGTCTTTTGTAAGGAAatgcagaaaaagaaaatatttatcacTTACCGTGACAGATTGATTAAGATTTCTCTCCATTCGATGtttattttctgaaaaatataaacatggaTGTATAGataaaagttaaattaaaaatctaaattttaaataaaaaagctatCTTAGGCTGCACTGCATCTTAAAAGTACAGTAGTAAGATATACTAAAACATATATAACTACATAACTTACTCGAAACAGATGTACAGGTAGAGCATCAAAGAATTCATGTGCAATGTAAAATGAAAAACCTGAAAAAACGTGATGGCATAGTGAAAGAGAATGGTAACACACTCTTTTTCCTATATTAAGAGAATAGTAATTCCAAACCAATAAGCCTGACACTAAAGGCTAACTAAAAATACAAAGACTGATGAAATATACCACTTGGAACATCCTGTATATGGTTGTGCCAATGTACTTTAACACCACTATCTGTTAATGCATATTCCTGAAAAATTGAGAATAACTCGTTTTAACAGAGTATTTTGTTTCATTGAAAAGTCAGTTCTGCAGTTTAGGGAATTTAAGTAGAACttctttttaaattaagaagatagCTGAGTTGTTAAAAATCCACTTTTAAaggagattttttaaaattaaaccagCACATTAAACCAGCACAGCAAGTGAGGTGTtaccaaaaacataaaaaaggatatacataaaaatgttttttgcattTCACTGAGCCAATGATGTCATCAATATACTAATATCTCCCTTACAGTTCAGCAGcatttgtatttgttttcagGTACAACTATTACTTAGTAAATAGTATCATACCTGAGTGATATGTTCAACATTTAGGTTGTTTTTTTGTAGTTCAATCATTTTCTGACTAACTTCAACAAAATGCACAGCAAAGTCCTGCCCAATATTTACAAACTGTTTGCAAAcctaaagaaaacaaacaagtaaGTCTGAAATAATTTGAATTATTTATTCAATTGCTTATCCCTTAGGTGAAATTTGTACACACTTActcataaaattaaaattatattgcAAACCAATGTGCACACCCCACATTATAGTGTTACAACTCTCGTCCTTGTCACAGGCCTGTAGcaagagagaaactttttataaaacgttttaagtTCTACAACATCaattaaaaatctttaattGTAAAATTCATTTACCTACTATAATACTTTATAGTAAGATAATACTTTTTCTGGtgattccagcaatcttgttgtaaaaataacaaTAGCCCCAGGGGAggatttaaataaacaaatttaaagtgAATATTCAAAGTGGATATTTTAAGTAAATAGCACTAGATGATGACAGTTAATCCAAAGTGTTGGACGTTGAAGTTGTAATTGATTAGATTagcgatgaactcagatagtttatctggACTATGTGTGTATACATAGATAAATTtatatcatagcacatccgtatttttcattctcaacagagaatgttcATCGCGAACATaatgccgcacgtagtgtagagGGTTCGTTTGCGGCTCCCAGTTTTGGGGACTGCAGATCGAATCCCGTCCACTGCCAGACAGTATGTTGGTGACAAcgtaattttctttaaaaaaactcaTATATTGGTATgcaaaaggtgtgaaacttttgaaaattaattacttgtgtatcatttcttttaaaagaaaaattttctgtTTAACTTCGGAATAAGAATGGTgtgaacaaaaatttaaaatgcatgaacaccataaaaatgtttttagaggaaataaaatgttttccttGTTTTGCCCTACTTccgatttatttttgtaatttttatttcaaaaagttaTACATAACATTTTATGGGAAtaacatgaatttttttttttaaaaaaaggaaaagggaTAAAGAGGTTACTGTATCTTTAAAGCAGCACATGCGTCTGTTAAATTTTTCATTggcattaatataaaaaaaattgtgttctaTTTTAGGCTATACAGTAAACACCTGAAGTTCGAAGTTAAAAATactgcgcattttaaaaatttcaaagaatataataaataaaaaatgatttttagttCAAGCAAATTGAATCACTTGTACAATCCCATGAATTTAAAGTTAATAATGAATGTTATGTTCACACAAAACCAAGGTTAAATCAAACGtatatatgatttttttaaaaaaaataaattatgcatTTACACAAAtatataaatttgttttgaagTCACATTTGTGCATGCATCAACTTGAATCTTGTATCAAAAAAGAtgacaacaaataaaaacacaataatcACTGCACTTGATATTACAAGACAACTGTTTACATGGGACAACAGACTACATAAAAATGTGTTTACACAACATTTAAAACTATATGTGGATCAATTAAAACTAACAAGCTCTGAGCGGAGTCAAGTTCTGCACTTAATTGAAAATGTGTTGTATGTTGTTACAGATAAAAAGAGGTATACAGAATTTGAGGCATCTAGTGAAAATCAGGACACAAAGCTTGCATTGGAAAGAATTTACGACGTTAAAACAAGTAAGAATGTTGGTAGATTCAACAGTGAATGGTGGGATACTTATGATACGCAAGTTAAAGAAAAAGATATCGCAGAGGAGTTGTTTCAGTTAAAGGTCAGATTACATGAAGAAATTTTGTCAGTAAAAACTGACATTAAGCTGTGCAAGCAGTTTGTGAGTGAGCAATTTCAAGACAATGCTTCAGTCCAAAAGTCACCAAGAAGACAAAGCGAAGGGAAAATACGAATGTCAAGGGCTGAGCATATTAATAAATTGGCAACACCACGAAATCGAAGTGGTAGCACATCCCAGCTGAATCCATCATTTGGAGGTACTGACAATACTTCTTCTTATAAACCCAATGATTTAGCAGTAAGAAAAAGAGGGTCAAAAACCAGCCTGTATGAAGAAACCAACATTTCCAAAGAACCCAAAATTGTAAACATACTGTTGGGCGACTTTCTTTTTGATCAGATATCAAATAAAAAGTTGTACTCAAACAAAAATcaagaattaaaaacattttgtaaagcAAACAGCACAGTTGAGAGTGGATTTGACAAGGTGACTGATTACGTGATACAAAATCCTGAAGTAGAAATTGAAACTGTATGCATATTGCTTGGTGCCAATAACATTGAGCAAAAACAGCATTTGCCACCCGAAATTGCTTTAAATATGATGTCACACATAAAAGACTTATTAAAGAGAATCAGTGGACACATTTATATATACACGCTACCACCACGACTAGATGATGCAGCCATGGACAgaaaagcgatgcaatttaATGCCCAGTTATCGTCTAGTTTGTACCATGCAAAATTGCAACGCGTAACGCTTATGCAAAGTGTTGTACCACGTGAAACAAGATGTTTTCAGAAAGACGGATTGCATTTAGCAGGACCTGGCCTCAACAAAATGCTGCGAGCCATAAGACAGAATATGGCGTAATAAAAGAcgcaagaagaaaaaaacatgtggGAACATCTTGCACAATTAGCACAAATATAGCACGAATATTTAGTAACataatatttaattattaataaaaaaagtttttagaatGGCAATTCAttagttaaaatttgttttttcatgAAATGGTCAACCACATGTTGAATAAAAATAGTTTGCAAGCAGGTCATGAAGTGCCATCATAATAAGTAAAAATAGATATGAATAATAACCACAGGGAAACCtacatcttaatttttaaaaacaataacaaaaaagcaAGCTCACTCTCAGTATATCTGCCATCAATGTTCCCCTTCCTGGACCTAATTCAACCAATTGCACTGGAGATGGTTTTCCCATTTGAGACCACTGCATTACGAACCAAATAGCAATAAGCTGAAATGTTTAAAGGCAGTATTGTTCTAGGATTCTGTAACACACACAGACAATTTTTACGTGTTAAAAATCATAGGTTATCAAATATAAATACCTCTCCAAACATCTGGCTTATTTCAGGAGATGTTATAAAATCCCCACTAGCTCCAAAGACATCATTTTTCATATAATAACCCTAAGTATAGGAATGAATCTGCAAAACCTTTTGGGAACAACAAGAAAGTGACAAGCTAAAaaccttttactaaaaaaaacccTGTACCAAATGTTTTATTACACAAATTAAAAGTGAAGAGAAAACATACCCATACTGGATTAGTCAGAGCTTCTTTCATGTAACTTGAGACAGTAATAGGACCTGTAACCTGTAAAACACAAAGTAACACTTGATTACGGGAAAGCACAACAGGTGCAAACCACATAAAAAACACAAGAGCCT
This is a stretch of genomic DNA from Hydractinia symbiolongicarpus strain clone_291-10 chromosome 9, HSymV2.1, whole genome shotgun sequence. It encodes these proteins:
- the LOC130657326 gene encoding protein arginine methyltransferase NDUFAF7, mitochondrial-like, producing the protein MIKVTKKCYGYAIRFQRKFLTGRCFSTHSNYLPACLFDHLKQRIKVTGPITVSSYMKEALTNPVWGYYMKNDVFGASGDFITSPEISQMFGELIAIWFVMQWSQMGKPSPVQLVELGPGRGTLMADILRVCKQFVNIGQDFAVHFVEVSQKMIELQKNNLNVEHITQEYALTDSGVKVHWHNHIQDVPSGFSFYIAHEFFDALPVHLFRKINIEWREILINLSRDEESLEFVTAPGASPVARSFVDPSSTATECEVCPDSAIVMSYITENIAKFGGCGLVIDYGEEMSNRLSLRAFKDHKLLENALQYPGEADLTANVDFGFLKRHSNEAVKCFGPVTQQEFLYKMGIRERLQALMRNASKIQRENLMSSYEYLTSSDKMGEKFKLLAMVDNGQSVPPGFEK